A window of the Trichoplusia ni isolate ovarian cell line Hi5 chromosome 4, tn1, whole genome shotgun sequence genome harbors these coding sequences:
- the LOC113492811 gene encoding cholinesterase 1-like — protein sequence MKLWTCVLLLCAAAVCVTCEQPPSDEDWLELDTPQGPVRGRRDPDADHLYVFYNIPYATAPTKEDKFKPPQPAPVWKVPYDAINKHIVCPQPKIVPFPSLIIEQEDCLIATVYVPDTRKKNLPVLVYVHGGGFFAGYGDMFTAKQLQKNKDMILVTFNYRLGIHGFLCLGTEDVPGNAGMKDQVALLRWVQQNIASYGGNPDDVTLAGYSAGSAAVDLVMLSKSSEGLFNKVIFESGTSIATWAIQVDPLQNAKNQAKKMNFTNVDDIQALEKFYKIAPMSLLTSDTFFDRYDSTVGFPPCIERDTGSEAFLTESPLKILQKGSYKKLPMLYGFSNMEGISRLPNYEQWKHVMNEKFSEFLPADLTFKSDVEREEVAEKIKKFFFGDKPIGDDTVLSYVDYFSDVFFTHSMLWALKLHVEGGHNQLYLYEYSFVDDDTPVVSHTNIRGADHCAQSRAVMDSFNQSNSNEDFDSPEFRNMKKTMRQIWRNFVKTGKPVPEESSLPAWPAAGADRAPYMSLGQKVELRHEPLLETRFRFWDDIYQKYYLEPIPPPAAVASSGGQRQEL from the exons ATGAAATTGTGGACGTGTGTGTTGTTGCTGTGCGCGGCGGCTGTCTGCGTCACGTGTGAGCAGCCGCCGAGTGACGAGGACTGGCTGGAGCTGGACACCCCGCAGGGACCAGTGCGCGGCCGCAGGGATCCCGATGCAGACCATCTATACGTTTTCTACAACATACCATATGCAACAGCTCCAACGAAGGAAGACAAATTTAAa CCACCACAACCAGCACCAGTTTGGAAAGTACCTTATGACGCTATTAACAAACATATTGTATGCCCGCAACCAAAAATTGTTCCGTTTCCAAGCCTCATAATTGAACAAGAAGATTGTCTTATCGCCACAGTGTACGTGCCTGACACACGAAAGAAAAATCTTCCTGTCCTCGTCTACGTTCATGGAGGAGGATTTTTTGCGGGTTATGGTGACATGTTCACGGcaaaacaactacaaaaaaataaagatatgaTATTGGTTACTTTTAATTATCGGCTTGGAATACACGGGTTCCTTTGTCTTGGTACCGAGGACGTTCCTGGAAATGCTGGAATGAAAGATCAAGTAGCTTTACTTCGATGGGTGCAACAGAATATTGCAAGCTACGGTGGTAATCCAGATGATGTCACACTTGCAGGCTATAGTGCGGGTTCCGCGGCGGTAGATTTAGTGATGCTCTCAAAGTCATCTGAAGGATTATTCAACAAAGTAATATTTGAGAGTGGAACCAGTATTGCTACCTGGGCGATCCAGGTTGATCCCTTGCAGAATGCTAAGAATCAAGccaaaaaaatgaactttaccAATGTCGATGACATTCAAGCtttagaaaagttttacaaaatagCTCCTATGTCTCTCCTaacttcagatacattttttgatCGATATGACTCGACTGTTGGTTTCCCACCATGTATAGAACGTGATACAGGATCTGAAGCATTCCTCACGGAATCTCCTCTGAAAATTTTACAGAAGGGTAGTTATAAGAAGTTACCCATGCTGTACGGTTTTTCTAATATGGAAGGGATAAGCAGGTTACCTAACTACGAACAATGGAAACATGTCATGAATGAAAAGTTTTCTGAGTTCTTACCAGCAGATCTAACGTTTAAAAGTGACGTCGAAAGAGAAGAAGTTGCAGAGAAGATTAAGAAATTCTTTTTTGGTGATAAACCTATTGGCGACGACACCGTGTTGAGTTATGTTGATTATTTCTCGGATGTTTTTTTCACGCACTCCATGCTTTGGGCGTTAAAGTTACACGTAGAGGGTGGTCACAATCAATTATATTTGTACGAATATTCGTTTGTTGATGACGACACTCCGGTAGTATCTCATACTAACATAAGGGGTGCCGACCACTGTGCTCAATCAAGAGCTGTAATGGACAGTTTTAATCAGAGTAACAGTAATGAAGACTTCGACAGTCCAGAATTCCGGAATATGAAGAAAACTATGCGACAAATTTGGAGGAACTTTGTTAAAACTGG TAAGCCGGTGCCGGAGGAGTCATCTCTGCCTGCGTGGCCGGCGGCAGGCGCAGACAGGGCGCCGTACATGTCTCTGGGACAGAAGGTGGAGTTGCGTCACGAGCCGCTCCTGGAGACACGCTTCCGGTTCTGGGATGACATCTACCAGAAGTACTACCTGGAGCCCATACCTCCACCAGCAGCAGTAGCGTCAAGCGGAGGACAACGACAAGAATtataa
- the LOC113492814 gene encoding LOW QUALITY PROTEIN: esterase FE4-like (The sequence of the model RefSeq protein was modified relative to this genomic sequence to represent the inferred CDS: inserted 3 bases in 2 codons) yields the protein MELWTCVLLLCAADVCVTCEPPSDEDWLELDTPQGPVRGRRDPEADHLYVFYNIPYATAPIKKNKFKPPQPPPTWKAPYDALDKHIXCPHPKAIVDMLPSFMVPQEDCLIATVYVPDTRKKTLSVLVYVHGGTFVSGYGDMYKAKHLLETKDMILVTFNYRLGIHGFLCLGTEDVPGNAGMKDQVALLRWVQQNIASYGVNPDDVTLAGYSAGSAAVDLVMLSKSSEGLFNKVIFESGTRIATWAIQVDLLMLSKSAEGLFNKVIPESGANLSPWAIQRDPLQNAKNQAKKMNFTNVHDIQALEKFYKTAPMSLLTSDMFLDRFDSTVGFPPFVERDTGSEAFLTESPLKILQKGSYKKLPMLYGFNMDGKYRLSFYELWKLTSDLTFKTEVEREEVADKIKKFFXPIGDDTVLSYHRKVITVESQKSLHQI from the exons ATGGAGTTGTGGACGTGTGTGTTGCTACTGTGCGCGGCGGATGTGTGCGTCACATGTGAGCCGCCGAGTGACGAGGATTGGCTGGAGCTGGACACCCCACAGGGGCCGGTGCGCGGCCGCAGGGATCCGGAAGCAGACCATCTATACGTCTTTTATAACATACCATATGCTACagcaccaataaaaaaaaacaaattcaag CCTCCTCAACCACCACCTACTTGGAAAGCACCTTATGACGCACTCGACAAACACA ATTGCCCACACCCTAAAGCTATTGTCGACATGCTTCCAAGCTTTATGGTGCCACAAGAAGATTGTCTTATCGCAACTGTATACGTGCCTGATACACGAAAGAAAACTCTTTCGGTACTTGTATACGTTCATGGAGGAACATTTGTTTCGGGATATGGGGACATGTACAAGGCAAAACATCTACTGGAAACGAAAGATATGATATTGGTCACGTTTAACTATCGCCTTGGAATACATGGGTTCCTTTGTCTTGGTACCGAGGACGTTCCTGGAAATGCTGGAATGAAAGATCAAGTAGCTTTACTTCGATGGGTGCAACAGAATATTGCAAGCTACGGTGTTAATCCAGACGATGTCACACTTGCAGGCTATAGTGCGGGATCCGCGGCGGTAGATTTGGTGATGCTCTCAAAGTCATCTGAAGGATTATTCAACAAAGTAATATTTGAGAGTGGAACCAGAATTGCTACCTGGGCGATCCAGGTTGATCTTTTGATGCTTTCAAAATCAGCAGAAGGATTATTCAATAAAGTTATACCTGAAAGCGGAGCTAATCTTTCACCCTGGGCGATCCAGAGAGATCCCCTACAGAATGCAAAAAATCAAGccaaaaaaatgaactttaccAATGTCCATGACATTCAGGCtttagaaaagttttacaaaacagCTCCTATGTCGCTCTTAACTTCGGATATGTTTTTAGATCGTTTTGACTCGACTGTTGGTTTCCCACCAT ttgtag AACGTGATACAGGATCTGAAGCATTCCTCACGGAATCTCCTCTGAAAATTTTACAGAAGGGTAGTTATAAGAAGTTACCGATGCTGTACGGTTTTAATATGGACGGAAAATACCGTCTTTCCTTTTACGAACTATGGAAACTAACATCTGACTTGACTTTTAAAACTGAAGTGGAAAGAGAAGAAGTCGCGGATAAGATTAAGAAATTCTT ACCTATTGGCGACGACACGGTGTTGAGTTATCACAGAAAAGTCATCACAGTGGAATCACAGAAAAGCCTACATCAGATTTAA